The DNA window TCTTTTCTTATGCGTATTTTTGCGTTTTTATGCTTGGATATCGAAGCCAGTATTATCGTCCAGTACGCATAGGAATCCACATCCAGGCTGCCTTCGGCAAAATTCACGTTGTAATTTTTCGGGGGCTTCGTGGGATTTTCCCTGATTAGAGATACGTATTCGCTGAATTCGTCTTTTAGGTATCTAAGTGCGTGATTGAATACGATTTTATTGGCATTCTGGTGCGAAACTATGTTTGATATTAGGGGATCGTCTTTTCTGTAAGTAGCAACCTTGACCAGGTCGCCAAGTATGAATCCAGGGGTGTCCTTGCGCGTAGCTATAACATTTAGTACCTCGGATCTTTTTTCGTATCCGTAGGTTCTTGAAGGCTGCAGGATTATGTTGCTTATCAGGAGCCATCTTGGCATTGGATTGTTTACTGTCCTTAGGTCGTTTTCGAATTCGTTGAGGTGCCTATTTGCCTTATGGTGCATTTTGAACATAGATATCGCTATTTTCTTGTTTTGCGGGATGGCGTTATTCCCTGGGATACAAGATGACGCCGAACGGTTTGTATTGATATGCCAAATTCCTCTGCAATATCCTTCATTGTTTTCCCCTTTTCGTTAGGGGCATTTTCAAGATATGCCTTTTTTATTTCTGGGGCAATGGAGTTATAGTTTAACGGGGTGCCCCGCCTTGCCTTTATGTGGTGCTTTTTCATGAAGTTTGAAACGGTGATTTGGGTCGTATTGAGAAGGGCTGCAAGCTGCTCCTACGTCGAAGTTTCATAAAGCCTCTTTATAAGCGCCGCGTAATCGTCAGGGATCCTCTTCTGGTTTTTGTGCGATACGATTCTGGATCCGGCAAGGCGCAGCAGTTTGGCATATCCCTCTGCATTATGCGATTTGGCGCGTAGGGTATCTGTCATCGGCAAATCATCACTTGTCTTTACTTTTACTAATAGTAAATAATAGTTAGTAATGCGTTTTTAGTAATATTTATAATTATCTTACAGAGAGGTTTGAATTCACGAAGATGCTTATTTCGGCAAATTTACTTTAATTTCTAGGTTGCTAATTTTTGATTTAAGAATGTCTATATCTTTCTTTTCCTCACCTGCATTAAAATAGGACAGGTACGTAACCCCATTGGAAATAAATTTTAATGAATAATCCGGGCCGAGTATGAACTTTCCTATTTCTGCATTGGTTATGCTAGACCAATTAATATGATCAACTTTTAGCCCTAGCCTTTTTATTGTTTCCGCAGTAGGGCTGGCCCTTAATTCCTTACGCAAATTATCTATTTTCATCTGATCTTTCATCATTGGCGAGGGGAGACCATGACCAGCACCGACAGAATTGCCTCCCCACAATGTTAGGATATCATAGGCCTTTCTGGCATTTGAAAATTCAACAAAAGTAATTACAACGATCTCATCTTCCGCGAATATCAAGTCTTGATAACGGTTTTCTGTTTTAAATAATACATCATTCATTATTACCAATTGCTACTTAGTTATAAAATATGCCTTAACATTTTTTCTAGTCAGATAATATATTACGACCGACGCAAGTACGGCTTTTACTAACACGTTGATTACTGTAGATATAGGGTTAATTAATACGCTTAAAAAAGTAACAAGTATTATTAATATGGGGTATAAAATTGCAAGCGTCCAACCCCATTTAATCCTCGTCCAATAACCGTATATTACCATAACACCAATTATGCTCAGGACCAAATATAGTATTCCGACAATCAGATAATAGGAACCTGCTAAAGAAAGACCATAAGCTACAGACAAGTAGTATATCGCCACAAAAAACGTCAATAACATCAAAATGGTGATGCCTAGTGGTCTCTTAGGTATATTTGCCACCATTATTCATATTGTAATGTGCATATTTTTAAATGTTAGTAATTTGATTCTGGCAGTTCAAATCTTCTTCTGAAAATCTTACTTATGAATACTATCTTGTCATCTGTTTCCATGTGTGCAGGGGGTGAGATTTGAACTCACGAAGGTGCTAGACCACAGGATCTTAAGTCCTGCGCGATTTTCCGTGGCATAGCTTCTTGCCAGACCAGACTCCGCAACCCCTGCGTTAAGCATACATCGATGGGCCCGTGCTGTCCACAGTCTTCTTGTAATTGTCGTGCGTTTCCTTGTGCTTGTTTATCAGCTCCCTTATTTTTACCTCCACAGCTTTAGCCTCCTTCTCCAGCTCAGCCACGTCTATATTGAGGTTCATGAGCTTGTTTATGCTTTTTATCGCTATTTCAGCATATATGGGATTTATCACGTTCTGCTTCACCGGTACCATTATGTCTATCGCATTCAGTGAGTTTATGGAGGACCTGATGAGCAGCATGGCGCTTACTCCTGTTGCTACGCCCTCGTTTATGGACTTAAGTCCTGCGTCCTGCGCCTTCTTCAGCGACTTGGAATTTGAAGCAACCACGAAAGGAGTGTCGTTCCCGTCCTGCTGCATAGGTATGCCACCAATCGAATATACGTCGGTGATTCCGTTTTTCTTTATGAAATCGTACACCGAATCGCTGAGCGCGGATACGAGCTCTATGGTTATTGCAAACTCTGCAAATATCGTTATGATCCTCTCTTTCTCGGAGCAATACACGCGTATAGGCGGCATCGGCTGGCTCTTGTGTATTGAGATCAGCGGCGGAAAGTTTTCGCTTTCCATGTAGCCCACGTATTTCATCTGCAGCTTGTCTATCATGTAGCTTATTGTCATTGGTCCGACTAGCCCCGCGCCAGGAAACCCCTCTATGAAAGTATAGCCTTTGAAGTTTTTGTCCTCGAAAAGTTTTATCTCGATCATCGTATCACAGCATATATCCTTTAGCCGTAAAGTATATTAAAACAACACGCATTTTTATTCCTCGAAATCCCGTCGTCAGGAAAAAACACGTTGTTGCAAAAAAATGGTAATTCCTTTACTGACGGTATATCGACGATAGTTATTTAAACCTATTCTGAGATAAAAGCTTGGTGAATTTATGGCAGAAAGAATAGGCTCAGAAAGGCTACAAAGAGAAGACGGATATCTTTACTTCCTAGGTAAGGATGGCTTCGTATGGAGGACTCCAATGAAGACAAATCCAAGAGGCCGTAAGGCAAAGATTGGGAGTGAAAAGATAAGGAGGGAACAGGGATTCCTCTACTTCATAGACAAGAGCGGATATGTAGCAAGGGCAAAAATGAACAGGAAGGGAAGGAGATAATTAATTACTTTTTCTTTTATTCCTATTTTTTATATTTTTTCTGTGATAGTTAACCAGTGGTCTGATGGCCAGAGGTAAAAAGCGTAGAGTAACGGATTTCACCAGAGGCAAGAGGCCCCTGGGAGTTGCACTTATCACGGTATTTGAGGTAGTTGCGGCACTGTACATGTTGTTAGGTGTTGTTTCGTTCAGCGCCATAAGGCATTTTATGGGCATGGGCAATTTTGTCGGAATGATAGCAGGGTTTGGGGGCGCAATCCTTCTTTTAATCGGGATTGTGCTGCTTTTTTCTGCATATGGTTTCTGGAGCGGAAGCGATTGGGGCTGGTGGCTGGGAATTGCAATATCCGGTTTTCTCATATTCAGCATAGTGTTCCTAAACGTTTTGGGCCTTGTGCTTGGGCTTGCAATGGTATATTACATTACCAGAAGGCGCGTCAAGAGATGGTTCGGGGTTTTATAATCGGTTTAGCCTTGCCCCAATTCTTATCTTGTATTTCTTAACCGCTCCAGCATTGAGTTCCGCCACGTATTTTGCCTTTGCAACAGGCACATATGGTTTGCAGCCAAGGAAAGATTTACATGGCTTGAACCCTTCCATTATATCAACAACGCACAGCTTTCCGTCAAACCAGACAACATCTATTGCGAATTGCATATTGTACATCCATATCCCGTGGAAACCCTCGTAGGGAAATACGAAAAGCATGCACTTTCCACTCCCAAGGCTTTTCCTGAACATCAGCCCTATCATCCTCTTGGCCTCGCTGTCCGCAATTATGGCCCTGAGCCTCTTCCCGTTTATTGATATTGCTTTTTCCCTGTATTTCTGCATCCTGTAAATTAGCTTCAGCAGCAACACACCACTATTTCGTTATTGAGACGCTTTGCTCCCTCATGAACTGCTGCAGATAGAACTTGCTGCCCGTGCCCTTCCCGGTAAGGGCGCTTCCCTTCCATCCGACGAACGTGTGTACCCCTACGATAGCACCGGTTGTGGCGCTTATTTCCCTGTTTATGTATATGACCCCCGCATTTATGTTATCGATAAACCTCTTGATTTCCTTCCCGCTCTTGCTGTAGAATCCTGCAGTGAGGCCGTATTCCGTATCGTTGGCAAGTCTTATCGCATCGTCCAAATCTGAGAAGCTTTCTATTGTAAGTATGGGAAGGAAGAGTTCCTTGTGCACGAGCTCGTTGTCGTGGTGCACCTCTATTATTGTAGGCTCGACATAAAATCCGTCTGCAAACCCGGTTTTCACTATGTTGCCTCCATATAGTATCCTTCCGGAGGTCTTTGCCTTGCCTATCATCTCCGTATAGCGCCTGAACGCGCTTTCGCTTATTATAGGGCCTATGTATATGCCTTTTTCCAATGGATTTCCTATCTTTAGCTCCATCACCTTGCTTATAAGCTTGCTTACGAACTGCTCCTTTACTGACTCGTGCACGTAAACCCTTGAGAGCGCGCTGCACTTCTGGCCCGCGAATCCGAACGCCGCGCTGGAAACCCCGGCTACGGACCTGTCAAGATCCGCGTTCTTTGATACTATGGCAGGGTTCTTCCCACCCATTTCTACTATGAACACCTTCTGCTTCCCCATGCTGAAGCACTTCGATACCATTGACATCCCAGTAATTCGCGAGCCCGTAAATGCGATGCCGGATACGTCTTCATTTGTCACGAGCTCGTCACCAACCACAGAGCCGGGCCCTGTCACATAGTTGAATACACCTTCTGGCACGCCGGCATCCTTGAAAAGCTCATATATCTTCAATCCGGTAAGCATAGTCATGTTGTCCGTTGACGAGGGTTTGAAAACAACGGTGTTGCCAGTTATTAGCGCTCCGACGCTCATGCCTATCGATATGGATATAGGGAAATTGAACGGCGCTATGACCCCGAACACCCCGTAAGGCTTCATTGAGATCTTTATCTTTTCTGCGCCTGAAGGCGCACCCTGGAACCCGGAATCCACGCCCTTCCGGCTTTGCATTATCTTGTTGCTCCTGGAATACCCCTTGTTTATGGCCATTTCATTGGCGTAATACCTCATGAAGTCTATCGCCTCGTCCACTTCGCCGATAGATTCGTATCTTGATTTCCCGTTCTCGTAACTAAGTATTGCTGCCACTTTGAATTTCCTTTCCGAAAGAAGGTTTGCGGCATTTTCAAATATAGCCATTCTCTGCTTGTAGGGAGAATTGGACCATTGCCCAAATGCCTTTTTAGCTTCAGATATTGCGAGTTGCGCGTGCTCCTTGGTGCCTTTCTGGAAGGTTCCGAGAACCGTCTTGAAGTCTATTGGGGATTTTTCTTCTATGCGCTCGTTAGAGTATACCTCTTTTCCGCCTATGTACATCGGATGGTTCTTCCCGAATTCGTCCTTTACGCCGATTACTGCATCATCAAAAAGCCTGTCGAATTCATCCTCACTTCCGCCGTCCAAATAACTCTTGTAAGTTGACTCGTTGTTAAATTTATTTTTGGCCATCCTATCAACCTAAAATAAGTAGACTAATTTCTCTGTCAACGTTTTTAGCCTTATTGCCAATGCTTGCAGTGCATGTGCATATATTGGATATAAGCATGCATGCAATTTTTGTATCTGATTATCGGTTTAAAGCATAAGGTTTTAAATACCTTGAAAATAACTTATAACTGAGTTATAATTATAGCAAGAGGTGCATCTATGACGGATTCTTCTGTAAATGCCGAGAAAGTAGTAGTTGGAGATGAGGAGTACAAAAGGACATACGGGTTCAACGATTCGTTCGAATACAAGTTTAAGACAAAAAAGGGCCTGTCTGAGGAGATAGTCAGGGAGATTTCGGCAATGAAAAATGAGCCTGAGTGGATGCTGGAAAAGAGGCTTATAGGGTACAAGCAGTTTGTCAACAGGCCGACCCCGCAATGGGGTGGCAATCTCAATGAGATAGACTACAATGACATCTATTACTACCTGAAGCCAACGGACAAGAAGGGCAACACCTGGGAATCTGTGCCCAAGGAGATAAAAGATACCTTCGACAAGCTCGGTATACCGGAAGCGGAAAGGAAGTTCTTTGCTGGAGCAGAGGCACAGTACGATTCTGAGGTAGTATATTCGCATATAAGGGAGGACCTTGCCAGAGATGGTGTCATATTCACAAGCACGGACGAAGCAGTTAAGAAGTATCCAGAGATTATGAAGAAATATTTTGGGACGATTATACCACCAACAGACAACAAGTTCGCAGCACTTAATACCGCAGTATGGAGCGGGGGATCGTTCATCTACGTCCCGAAAGGAGTAAAATTGAAGATGCCACTCCAGGCCTATTTCAGAATAAATTCTGAGAAGGCAGGTCAGTTTGAGAGAACATTGATAATTGCAGATGAAGGAGCTGATGTTACATATATAGAAGGGTGCCTGCCTGCTGATGAATTAGTAAGCAAGGGAGATACTTTTGAGCCAATAGTGAATATAAACACAAATGACTCTGTTGTAACACACAATGGGACACATGAAAATGTAAGTAGATTGTTTGTGCACGAACATGAAGGGATAATGTATGAGATAACACCCGAGTCTGGCTTTAACGGATTTAGATTAACAGGAGAGCATCCAGTGCTATGCATAAAAAGAAATGATGTTTTGGCCAAAAGGGCAAAAAGGGGCGATTGGCTACCTGAAGCTTCTACAAAATTGCTTTTGGATGCAGAACCTCAATTCATAAATGCGAATCAGTTAGATGTTGGCGACTTTTTGGTATATGTTGCACCTACTTTAAGAGAAGATGATGAATCATTAGATGAGGACCTACTTCAAATATTAGGTTTATATCTAGCAGAAGGCAGTATATCACAGAATAAAGCTTTAAGAAATATAAAATCAGTATCATTCAGCTTTGGTTATAGCAATAAAGAAGCTTCCATTGCCAAATCACTGCATTCTCTCCTTAATAAAAAAGGGTATAGAAGTTCCATATGCAGAGGTAAAGGTAAATACTACATAGTAAGTTCTTACTCAAAAGAATTAATTGAAATATGTGAAACTCATTGTGGAAATGGAGCCGCTACAAAGAACTTATCATCAACGATAATGAAACTTCCACCAAAAAAACAAAAGATCCTCATAGATAATTATTGGAAAGGGGACGGTAGCATATATGTAAAATATGGTAAAAGATTAATGAGAGCTGCAACGATAAGCAAAATACTAGCATTGCAGATACAGGAGATACTTGCGAGAAATGGAATATTTGCAAATCTAAATGTCAGAAAAGGATCTGATGATAAGATTTTAGGCAGAAAGATTACAAGAAAGGACCAGATAATAATAGAATATACAGAAGATAGGAATATTGGTGGAGTGAGGAGAAAAGGAAATTCCTTCTTTGTACCAATAAAGAAAATAGGCAAAAAAGATTTCAAGGGTCCTGTTTATAATTTCAGTGTGAATAAAGACGAATCTTATCTTGTTAGAGGATTTGCAGTACACAATTGCACAGCGCCGATATACATGAGTTCATCTCTGCATTCCGCAGTAGTGGAGCTCGTAGCCCATAAAAATGCGCACATAAGGTACGTTACCATCCAGAATTGGTCAAAGAACGTTTACAATCTTGTCACGCAGAGGGCCTTTGCCTATGAGAATGCACATGTC is part of the Candidatus Micrarchaeota archaeon genome and encodes:
- a CDS encoding proteasome assembly chaperone family protein gives rise to the protein MIEIKLFEDKNFKGYTFIEGFPGAGLVGPMTISYMIDKLQMKYVGYMESENFPPLISIHKSQPMPPIRVYCSEKERIITIFAEFAITIELVSALSDSVYDFIKKNGITDVYSIGGIPMQQDGNDTPFVVASNSKSLKKAQDAGLKSINEGVATGVSAMLLIRSSINSLNAIDIMVPVKQNVINPIYAEIAIKSINKLMNLNIDVAELEKEAKAVEVKIRELINKHKETHDNYKKTVDSTGPSMYA
- a CDS encoding DUF192 domain-containing protein, whose product is MLLKLIYRMQKYREKAISINGKRLRAIIADSEAKRMIGLMFRKSLGSGKCMLFVFPYEGFHGIWMYNMQFAIDVVWFDGKLCVVDIMEGFKPCKSFLGCKPYVPVAKAKYVAELNAGAVKKYKIRIGARLNRL
- a CDS encoding aldehyde dehydrogenase family protein — translated: MAKNKFNNESTYKSYLDGGSEDEFDRLFDDAVIGVKDEFGKNHPMYIGGKEVYSNERIEEKSPIDFKTVLGTFQKGTKEHAQLAISEAKKAFGQWSNSPYKQRMAIFENAANLLSERKFKVAAILSYENGKSRYESIGEVDEAIDFMRYYANEMAINKGYSRSNKIMQSRKGVDSGFQGAPSGAEKIKISMKPYGVFGVIAPFNFPISISIGMSVGALITGNTVVFKPSSTDNMTMLTGLKIYELFKDAGVPEGVFNYVTGPGSVVGDELVTNEDVSGIAFTGSRITGMSMVSKCFSMGKQKVFIVEMGGKNPAIVSKNADLDRSVAGVSSAAFGFAGQKCSALSRVYVHESVKEQFVSKLISKVMELKIGNPLEKGIYIGPIISESAFRRYTEMIGKAKTSGRILYGGNIVKTGFADGFYVEPTIIEVHHDNELVHKELFLPILTIESFSDLDDAIRLANDTEYGLTAGFYSKSGKEIKRFIDNINAGVIYINREISATTGAIVGVHTFVGWKGSALTGKGTGSKFYLQQFMREQSVSITK
- the sufB gene encoding Fe-S cluster assembly protein SufB, which encodes MTDSSVNAEKVVVGDEEYKRTYGFNDSFEYKFKTKKGLSEEIVREISAMKNEPEWMLEKRLIGYKQFVNRPTPQWGGNLNEIDYNDIYYYLKPTDKKGNTWESVPKEIKDTFDKLGIPEAERKFFAGAEAQYDSEVVYSHIREDLARDGVIFTSTDEAVKKYPEIMKKYFGTIIPPTDNKFAALNTAVWSGGSFIYVPKGVKLKMPLQAYFRINSEKAGQFERTLIIADEGADVTYIEGCLPADELVSKGDTFEPIVNINTNDSVVTHNGTHENVSRLFVHEHEGIMYEITPESGFNGFRLTGEHPVLCIKRNDVLAKRAKRGDWLPEASTKLLLDAEPQFINANQLDVGDFLVYVAPTLREDDESLDEDLLQILGLYLAEGSISQNKALRNIKSVSFSFGYSNKEASIAKSLHSLLNKKGYRSSICRGKGKYYIVSSYSKELIEICETHCGNGAATKNLSSTIMKLPPKKQKILIDNYWKGDGSIYVKYGKRLMRAATISKILALQIQEILARNGIFANLNVRKGSDDKILGRKITRKDQIIIEYTEDRNIGGVRRKGNSFFVPIKKIGKKDFKGPVYNFSVNKDESYLVRGFAVHNCTAPIYMSSSLHSAVVELVAHKNAHIRYVTIQNWSKNVYNLVTQRAFAYENAHVEWIDGNIGSKLNMKYPSVFLKERGARGEIMSIAVAGPKQVQDSGGKIYHLAPDTTSQIISKSVSSGDGITTYRGLLHIGKNASNVKSTVRCDALLLDDESKTNTFPYMEVNRDDATITHEASTGKVGEEQLFYLMSRGLSEEEALTTVVLGFLDPLARALPLEYSLELRRLIKLDMSNSVG